In the genome of Nocardioides seonyuensis, one region contains:
- a CDS encoding AAA family ATPase, which translates to MICTLLLAAGEGWESTALAILERAPQVAVLKRCVDVDDLMAAATSGQADVAVVALDAPGLDPSVVTHLRRHALRPVAVTNGPPEDLDVRERASRLGISTVVGAADMAELAELISRAEGVDDTRAGGTSEADHVVASADEAHRVITVWGPTGAPGRTTVAVNVAAELAHRGAPVLLVDADPYGGSVAQQLGVLDEVSGLLSAARLAGSGQLAQRWGTVCRGIDEHLAVVTGLPRADRWREVRGPHVEQLLESGRARGHVVVDTGFSLEDDPGSEFGGRPARNAMTHAALDLADEVVVVGSADPVGLSRLARGLVDLRERSLAAPTRVVVNRMRPSIGWSEREIAGMVEGFARISGLHFLAEDRAALDRALVTGRALVDGGRSPVAEAIAGLVDAVFPGTVLSPPKRAPGRFLRSR; encoded by the coding sequence GTGATCTGCACACTTCTGCTCGCCGCGGGCGAGGGGTGGGAGTCCACGGCGCTCGCGATCCTCGAGCGGGCCCCCCAGGTGGCGGTCCTCAAGCGCTGCGTCGACGTCGACGACCTGATGGCCGCGGCGACCAGCGGCCAGGCAGACGTCGCGGTCGTCGCGCTCGATGCCCCCGGCCTGGATCCTTCGGTGGTCACCCACCTGCGCCGCCACGCGCTGCGTCCGGTAGCCGTCACGAACGGTCCTCCCGAGGACCTCGACGTGCGTGAGCGGGCCTCCCGGCTCGGCATCAGCACGGTCGTCGGCGCGGCCGACATGGCCGAGCTCGCGGAGCTGATCTCCAGGGCGGAGGGAGTCGACGACACCCGGGCAGGGGGGACGTCCGAGGCCGACCACGTCGTCGCCTCCGCTGACGAGGCGCACCGCGTGATCACGGTCTGGGGCCCCACCGGCGCTCCGGGGCGCACCACGGTGGCGGTCAACGTGGCCGCCGAGCTGGCCCATCGCGGAGCGCCCGTGCTCCTGGTGGACGCCGATCCCTACGGTGGCAGCGTCGCCCAGCAGCTGGGTGTCCTCGACGAGGTGTCCGGCCTGCTGTCAGCCGCGCGGCTCGCCGGATCAGGCCAGCTCGCCCAGCGGTGGGGCACGGTGTGCCGGGGGATCGATGAGCACCTGGCCGTCGTGACGGGCCTGCCTCGAGCGGACCGCTGGCGGGAGGTGCGCGGCCCGCACGTCGAGCAGCTGCTGGAGTCCGGCCGTGCACGTGGCCACGTCGTCGTGGACACGGGCTTCTCCCTGGAGGACGACCCCGGGTCCGAGTTCGGTGGTCGGCCCGCCCGCAACGCGATGACCCACGCCGCCCTCGACCTCGCCGACGAGGTCGTCGTGGTCGGGTCAGCCGACCCGGTCGGCCTGTCCAGGCTCGCCCGCGGGCTGGTGGACCTGCGGGAGCGCTCGCTGGCCGCTCCCACGAGGGTGGTCGTCAACCGGATGCGACCGAGCATCGGCTGGTCCGAGCGGGAGATCGCCGGGATGGTCGAGGGCTTCGCCCGGATCTCGGGGCTTCACTTCCTGGCCGAGGACCGGGCGGCGCTGGACCGCGCGCTGGTGACCGGTCGTGCGCTGGTCGACGGGGGTCGTAGCCCGGTTGCCGAGGCGATCGCAGGGCTGGTCGATGCCGTGTTCCCGGGGACGGTCCTCTCCCCACCGAAGCGGGCACCTGGACGATTCCTACGGTCCCGCTGA
- a CDS encoding helix-turn-helix domain-containing protein: protein MVEPRFLTLSDVAEVLNTSSAQVYALVRRGDLPAIKIGGRGQWRVERPQLEEFIQRMYAETRQFVDQHPFVDADADPS from the coding sequence ATGGTCGAACCCAGGTTCCTCACCCTCAGCGACGTCGCCGAGGTGCTCAACACGTCGAGCGCCCAGGTCTACGCGCTCGTGCGACGAGGCGACCTGCCCGCGATCAAGATCGGCGGTCGCGGCCAGTGGAGGGTCGAGCGCCCGCAGCTCGAGGAGTTCATCCAGCGGATGTATGCCGAGACACGCCAGTTCGTCGACCAGCACCCCTTCGTCGACGCCGACGCCGACCCGAGCTGA
- a CDS encoding S1C family serine protease, with translation MSEDQRQQDEHSGEPHDQPADRPGDEPTQPLSGLPSGGGYYARPPTRPIPTPPHQPAYPAPVPYAGYGSYRPLGPSAAPDQRGLPGATWVALAGIALLVGLVGGLVGAGLVDLADGTGRVSRGLEGISTQEAAPLEVDNGSVPAVAQALLPSTVQIIAEYDGKAGGATGSGFVLDREGHVVTNNHVVASAADEEGPILVIDHAGVRHEASVVGRSPVYDLAVLLVDGIGDAEPAALGGSRSLRVGESVVAFGAPLGLSQTVTSGIVSALDRPVTTSGEAGDESSFINAVQTDAAINPGNSGGPLVNLSGEVVGVNSAIATTGGFAAKSGNIGVGFAIPIEQVRTTVDQILRTGKAEYPVIGAKVRTGGEGVEVGAEITEVMPDTPAARAGLKKDDIVTAVDDQPVTDGIALIVAIRTHLPGEEVEFTVRRGDDEETFTLTLDGEVG, from the coding sequence GTGAGCGAGGACCAGCGCCAACAGGACGAGCACTCCGGCGAGCCGCACGACCAGCCGGCTGACCGACCCGGCGACGAGCCGACCCAGCCGCTGAGCGGCCTGCCGTCGGGCGGCGGCTACTACGCACGCCCCCCGACCCGTCCGATTCCGACGCCGCCCCACCAGCCGGCCTACCCCGCCCCGGTTCCCTACGCGGGCTACGGCAGCTACCGGCCGCTCGGCCCGAGCGCCGCCCCCGACCAGCGCGGACTGCCCGGCGCCACGTGGGTGGCCCTGGCCGGGATCGCCCTGCTCGTCGGGCTGGTCGGCGGGTTGGTCGGTGCCGGTCTCGTCGACCTGGCCGACGGAACCGGTCGGGTGTCGCGTGGCCTCGAGGGGATCAGCACCCAGGAGGCGGCGCCGCTCGAGGTCGACAACGGCTCGGTCCCCGCGGTCGCCCAGGCGCTGCTGCCCAGCACCGTGCAGATCATCGCCGAGTACGACGGCAAGGCCGGCGGTGCGACCGGCTCCGGCTTCGTGCTCGACCGCGAGGGACACGTGGTCACCAACAACCACGTCGTCGCCTCGGCTGCCGACGAGGAGGGTCCGATCCTCGTCATCGACCACGCCGGCGTGCGCCACGAGGCCTCCGTGGTCGGCCGGAGCCCCGTCTACGACCTCGCGGTGCTGCTGGTCGACGGCATCGGCGATGCCGAGCCTGCCGCGCTCGGAGGGTCCCGGTCGCTCCGCGTCGGGGAGTCCGTGGTCGCCTTCGGCGCGCCGCTCGGTCTGAGCCAGACCGTGACCTCCGGCATCGTGAGCGCCCTGGACCGTCCCGTGACGACCTCGGGAGAGGCCGGTGACGAGTCGTCCTTCATCAACGCCGTGCAGACCGATGCAGCGATCAACCCCGGCAACTCGGGCGGTCCGCTGGTCAACCTCAGCGGTGAGGTCGTCGGGGTGAACTCCGCGATCGCCACCACGGGTGGGTTCGCGGCGAAGTCCGGCAACATCGGTGTCGGCTTCGCGATCCCGATCGAGCAGGTGCGCACCACCGTCGACCAGATCCTGCGCACCGGCAAGGCGGAGTACCCCGTGATCGGCGCCAAGGTCCGTACGGGTGGCGAGGGGGTCGAGGTGGGTGCCGAGATCACCGAGGTCATGCCTGACACCCCTGCGGCGCGTGCGGGCCTGAAGAAGGACGACATCGTGACCGCGGTCGACGACCAGCCGGTCACCGACGGCATCGCCCTGATCGTCGCCATCCGGACCCACCTCCCGGGCGAGGAGGTCGAGTTCACCGTCAGGCGCGGCGACGACGAGGAGACGTTCACCCTCACCCTGGACGGCGAGGTGGGCTGA
- the sigE gene encoding RNA polymerase sigma factor SigE has protein sequence MSEVESSVLPTWDEIVERHSDRVFRLAYRLTGNRADAEDLTQEVFVRVFRSLHTYTPGTFEGWLHRITTNLFLDGARRKQRIRFDALSDERAARLTSATPPPDAAYVDQRFDDDIERALATLPPDFRAAVVLCDVEGLTYEEIAEILDAKLGTVRSRIHRGRTMLRKALAHREPSEGRARYSGPSYSRRAEA, from the coding sequence GTGAGTGAAGTCGAGTCCTCGGTGCTGCCGACGTGGGACGAGATCGTCGAACGACACTCGGACCGCGTGTTCAGGCTCGCCTACCGCCTGACCGGCAACCGTGCCGACGCCGAGGACCTCACCCAGGAGGTCTTCGTGCGGGTGTTCCGGTCGCTCCACACCTACACCCCCGGCACCTTCGAGGGGTGGCTGCACCGGATCACGACCAACCTGTTCCTCGACGGCGCTCGGCGCAAGCAGCGCATCCGCTTCGACGCCCTCTCGGACGAGCGTGCCGCCCGCCTGACGAGTGCGACGCCGCCGCCCGACGCGGCCTACGTCGACCAGCGCTTCGACGACGACATCGAGCGTGCACTCGCCACCCTGCCTCCCGACTTCCGCGCCGCGGTCGTGCTGTGCGACGTGGAGGGACTGACCTACGAGGAGATCGCAGAGATCCTCGACGCCAAGCTCGGCACCGTCCGCTCGCGGATCCACCGCGGCCGCACGATGCTGCGCAAGGCGCTGGCCCACCGCGAGCCGAGCGAGGGACGCGCCCGCTACTCGGGTCCGTCGTACTCCCGCCGGGCGGAGGCCTGA
- a CDS encoding O-methyltransferase — MLEAARARAEEVGVVPIGSGVGAALRFLASVLDARAVVEIGTGTGVSGLWLLRGMRSDGVLTTVDIEAEHQRLAKETFTEAGISANRARTIAGAGLDVLPRLTDGHYDLVFCDGDKREYSAYLKEAMRLLRPGGVVAFDNALWHDRVADPSQRDEQTVAIRELGREVSSHESLVPVLLPVGDGLLAAKKEWAPEG, encoded by the coding sequence ATCCTCGAGGCCGCGCGCGCTCGCGCCGAGGAGGTCGGTGTCGTCCCGATCGGCTCAGGGGTGGGCGCTGCCCTCCGCTTCCTCGCCTCCGTCCTCGACGCGCGTGCCGTGGTCGAGATCGGCACCGGCACCGGCGTCTCCGGCCTCTGGCTGCTGCGCGGCATGCGCTCCGACGGCGTGCTGACCACCGTCGACATCGAAGCCGAGCACCAGCGCCTCGCCAAGGAGACCTTCACCGAGGCCGGGATCTCCGCCAACCGTGCCCGTACGATCGCCGGCGCCGGGCTGGACGTCCTGCCGCGCCTCACCGACGGCCACTACGACCTGGTCTTCTGCGACGGGGACAAGCGCGAGTACTCCGCCTACCTGAAGGAGGCCATGCGCCTGCTGCGTCCCGGCGGCGTGGTGGCCTTCGACAACGCGCTGTGGCACGACCGGGTCGCCGACCCCTCGCAGCGCGACGAGCAGACGGTCGCGATCCGCGAGCTCGGGCGCGAGGTCTCCTCGCACGAGTCGCTCGTGCCGGTGCTGCTGCCGGTCGGCGACGGCCTGCTGGCAGCGAAGAAGGAGTGGGCTCCCGAAGGCTGA
- a CDS encoding leucyl aminopeptidase family protein: MTVVDPDLLPAQVSPPEFALTASLPHQVGGAAVWAFPVLPGDDGSVLLGPGADEAAQALGVDLLATLDATRATGATAEVTAVPVVSDRVSLVLLVGVGEQRPVDFRRAGAAVARATKDRPSVVSSIPAIAPEGGLTAFVVGTMLGSFSFHWRSTGPEERPVGRVVLAALGDDEGVVDDELRRAIALGGAGWRARTLATVPANVKNPPWLAQQAVEMGEAAGLEVTVWDEERLAAEGFGGILAVGSGSATPPRLIRMDYTPRGADRRTPTVVLVGKGITFDTGGLDIKPSEGMLTMKRDMSGGAAVIAAMTALRDVDCPVRVVGLVPAAENSISGSAMRPGDVIRHWGGRTSEVNNTDAEGRLVMADAMAYGVSELAPAVLVDVATLTGAMKVALGQWTGGYFANHEGVAQRLADASADSGELLWRMPLSADYEEKLSSKVADADNAAGGPGAITAALFLRPFAGDVPWGHVDFASAAEAPVDRHEWTAGPTGFGARLLLSWLGSEDPLEGIA; encoded by the coding sequence GTGACCGTGGTCGACCCCGACCTCCTGCCCGCCCAGGTCTCGCCACCTGAGTTCGCCCTCACCGCCTCGCTCCCGCACCAGGTGGGCGGTGCTGCGGTGTGGGCCTTCCCGGTCCTGCCCGGCGACGACGGGTCCGTGCTGCTGGGTCCCGGCGCCGACGAGGCCGCGCAGGCCCTCGGGGTCGATCTCCTCGCCACGCTGGACGCCACCCGCGCGACCGGTGCCACGGCCGAGGTGACCGCGGTCCCGGTGGTGTCCGACCGCGTGTCACTCGTCCTCCTCGTCGGCGTCGGCGAGCAGCGGCCGGTCGACTTCCGGCGCGCCGGAGCAGCAGTCGCGCGTGCGACCAAGGACCGCCCCAGCGTCGTCTCGAGCATCCCGGCGATCGCGCCGGAGGGCGGTCTCACGGCCTTCGTCGTGGGGACCATGCTCGGGTCGTTCTCGTTCCACTGGCGCTCGACCGGACCCGAGGAGCGCCCCGTCGGGCGCGTCGTCCTCGCGGCCCTGGGCGACGACGAGGGCGTCGTCGACGACGAGCTCCGCCGGGCCATCGCCCTCGGTGGTGCCGGGTGGAGGGCACGTACGCTCGCGACCGTTCCCGCCAACGTGAAGAACCCGCCGTGGCTGGCCCAGCAGGCCGTCGAGATGGGTGAGGCCGCCGGCCTCGAGGTCACCGTCTGGGACGAGGAGCGCCTTGCTGCCGAGGGCTTCGGCGGCATCCTCGCGGTGGGATCCGGCTCCGCGACGCCTCCGCGCCTGATCCGAATGGACTACACCCCTCGGGGAGCCGATCGGCGCACGCCCACGGTCGTGCTCGTCGGCAAGGGCATCACCTTCGACACCGGCGGCCTCGACATCAAGCCCAGCGAGGGCATGCTCACCATGAAGCGCGACATGAGTGGCGGCGCTGCCGTGATCGCCGCGATGACCGCCCTGCGCGACGTCGACTGCCCGGTCCGGGTGGTCGGCCTGGTGCCGGCAGCGGAGAACTCGATCAGCGGTTCGGCCATGCGCCCCGGTGACGTGATCCGCCACTGGGGCGGGCGCACCTCCGAGGTCAACAACACCGACGCCGAGGGCCGCCTCGTCATGGCCGACGCGATGGCCTACGGCGTGTCCGAGCTCGCTCCTGCCGTGCTCGTGGACGTCGCGACTCTGACCGGGGCGATGAAGGTCGCCCTGGGCCAGTGGACGGGCGGCTACTTCGCCAACCACGAGGGTGTCGCGCAGCGCCTCGCCGACGCCTCCGCCGACTCCGGTGAGCTGCTGTGGCGGATGCCGCTCAGCGCCGACTACGAGGAGAAGCTCTCCTCCAAGGTCGCCGACGCCGACAACGCCGCAGGCGGCCCGGGCGCCATCACGGCGGCGCTCTTCCTCCGTCCCTTCGCCGGTGACGTCCCGTGGGGACACGTCGACTTCGCCTCCGCCGCCGAGGCTCCCGTCGATCGTCATGAGTGGACAGCGGGCCCGACCGGGTTCGGCGCACGACTGCTGCTGAGCTGGCTCGGCTCCGAGGACCCCCTGGAGGGAATCGCATGA
- a CDS encoding DUF3117 domain-containing protein produces MAAMKPRTGDGPLEVTKEGRGIVMRVPLEGGGRLVVELNAEEASGLADALTGVVG; encoded by the coding sequence ATGGCCGCCATGAAGCCCCGCACGGGCGACGGACCGCTCGAAGTCACCAAGGAGGGTCGCGGCATCGTGATGCGCGTTCCGCTCGAGGGTGGTGGGCGACTGGTCGTGGAGCTCAACGCCGAGGAGGCCTCGGGGCTGGCTGACGCCCTCACGGGCGTCGTCGGGTGA
- a CDS encoding enoyl-CoA hydratase/isomerase family protein: MTSTATHDTADDAPVLVRVLDGIATITLNRPDAMNGLDLRTKEALLAAVQQVGEDDSARCVVLTGSGRAFCVGQDLKEHLQGLKGDTSIPLSDTVGRHYNPIVHALATMPKPVVAAVNGVAAGAGASLAFAADFRVLVDSAGFNTAFAGVALSCDTGASWSLPRLVGRAKAMELLYFPRTISAAEALELGLATQVVPAADFEATVGELATRLAAGPTVAFGAIRRAVTNSAASSLEDALAFEADMMALTGGSADHRAAVDAFVAKEKPVFEGR, from the coding sequence ATGACCTCGACAGCCACGCATGACACCGCCGACGACGCCCCGGTGCTGGTGCGCGTCCTCGACGGCATCGCCACGATCACCCTCAACCGCCCCGACGCGATGAACGGGCTCGACCTGCGCACCAAGGAGGCCCTGCTCGCGGCCGTGCAGCAGGTCGGCGAGGACGACTCGGCCAGGTGCGTGGTGCTCACCGGCAGTGGGCGCGCCTTCTGCGTGGGCCAGGACCTCAAGGAGCACCTCCAGGGACTGAAGGGCGACACCAGCATCCCGCTCTCCGACACCGTCGGCCGGCACTACAACCCGATCGTGCACGCGCTCGCGACCATGCCCAAGCCGGTGGTCGCGGCGGTCAACGGCGTGGCCGCCGGCGCCGGGGCCAGCCTGGCCTTCGCCGCCGACTTCCGCGTCCTGGTCGACTCCGCGGGCTTCAACACCGCGTTCGCCGGGGTCGCGCTCTCCTGCGACACCGGCGCCAGCTGGTCGCTCCCGCGCCTGGTCGGCCGCGCCAAGGCCATGGAGCTGCTCTACTTCCCGCGCACGATCTCCGCGGCCGAGGCGCTCGAGCTGGGGCTCGCCACCCAGGTGGTGCCGGCCGCTGACTTCGAGGCGACGGTCGGCGAGCTCGCCACCCGGCTGGCGGCGGGCCCGACCGTGGCGTTCGGCGCGATCCGGCGGGCCGTCACCAACTCGGCCGCGAGCTCGCTGGAGGACGCGCTGGCCTTCGAGGCCGACATGATGGCGCTCACCGGTGGCAGCGCCGACCACCGCGCAGCAGTCGACGCGTTCGTGGCGAAGGAGAAGCCGGTCTTCGAGGGCCGCTGA
- a CDS encoding M14 family zinc carboxypeptidase codes for MRQSAWLLVLLVCCSMGAAALVGPVSAAPGGPATSATRTSYATERPAVVEKRILGRSVKGRPIHAWRLGEPGKRRVVLISTMHGNEPATRLILQSLRDGRPIRGIDLWVVPRYNPDGLVRRTRRNAHGVDLNRNYPHDWADLDGSYESGPRPASEPETRAMMKFLRQVRPRRVVSFHQPLFGVDTDTKDPHFARRLARGLRLPTTTLDCGGLCHGTMTSWFNANFRGSALTVEYGARPSRHRMSVAAPRQLLRVLGARVVRR; via the coding sequence ATGCGTCAGTCCGCCTGGCTCCTCGTCCTCCTCGTCTGCTGCTCGATGGGCGCGGCCGCCCTGGTCGGGCCGGTCTCGGCGGCGCCGGGCGGTCCGGCCACCTCGGCGACGCGCACGTCGTACGCCACCGAGCGCCCGGCGGTCGTGGAGAAGCGCATCCTCGGCCGCTCGGTCAAGGGTCGCCCCATCCACGCCTGGCGGCTCGGGGAGCCCGGCAAGCGCCGGGTGGTCCTGATCTCGACGATGCACGGCAACGAGCCCGCCACCCGCCTCATCCTGCAGTCACTGCGCGACGGCAGGCCGATTCGAGGCATCGACCTGTGGGTCGTGCCGCGCTACAACCCCGACGGCCTGGTGCGGCGCACCCGCCGCAACGCCCATGGGGTCGACCTCAACCGCAACTACCCCCACGACTGGGCCGACCTCGACGGCAGCTACGAGTCCGGCCCGCGGCCGGCCAGCGAGCCCGAGACGCGCGCGATGATGAAATTCCTGCGCCAGGTCCGCCCCCGACGGGTCGTCAGCTTCCACCAGCCGCTGTTCGGCGTCGACACCGACACCAAGGACCCGCACTTCGCACGCCGCCTGGCACGCGGCCTGCGACTCCCGACCACCACGCTCGATTGCGGCGGTCTGTGCCACGGCACGATGACCAGCTGGTTCAACGCCAACTTCCGTGGTTCGGCCCTGACCGTGGAGTACGGCGCCCGGCCGTCGCGTCACCGCATGTCGGTCGCCGCGCCCCGCCAGCTGCTCCGGGTGCTGGGCGCGCGCGTCGTACGACGCTGA
- a CDS encoding DivIVA domain-containing protein codes for MMWFFAVLVVLAMGGVAVIASGRTGDLPPVSHDRPDLDLPQGTLVGADLRRVRFSLAVRGYRASEVDALLDRLASQLDAQAEEKTDPDARGKDELP; via the coding sequence ATGATGTGGTTCTTCGCGGTGCTCGTGGTGCTCGCCATGGGGGGAGTGGCAGTCATCGCCTCGGGACGCACCGGCGACCTGCCGCCGGTCTCGCACGACCGCCCGGACCTCGACCTCCCCCAGGGGACCCTCGTCGGCGCAGACCTGCGACGGGTGCGGTTCTCCCTGGCGGTCCGGGGCTACCGGGCCAGCGAGGTCGACGCCCTCCTCGACCGCCTGGCGTCCCAGCTGGACGCCCAGGCCGAGGAGAAGACTGATCCCGACGCCCGTGGCAAGGACGAGCTCCCCTAG
- a CDS encoding TIGR00730 family Rossman fold protein translates to MKDRFKGPIIERRGQVHDGSTTDQRLLDSRGATDWVHTDPWRVMRIQAEFVEGFGALAELGPAIAVFGSARTAVDNPFYALAEEVGAKLARAGFAVITGGGPGAMEAANKGASEAGGASIGLGIELPFEAGLNAWVDKGINFRYFFARKTMFVKYSQGFVVLPGGVGTLDELFEALTLVQTQKVTSFPIVLLGSAYWSGLIDWLRDTVLAQGKISQDDVEMLQVTDDVDEAVAIMVAARENRWPTPAPERPE, encoded by the coding sequence GTGAAGGACAGGTTCAAGGGGCCGATCATTGAACGTCGCGGACAGGTCCACGACGGCAGCACCACCGACCAGCGCCTGCTCGACTCGCGCGGCGCGACCGACTGGGTCCACACCGATCCATGGCGGGTGATGCGGATCCAGGCGGAGTTCGTCGAGGGATTCGGCGCCCTCGCCGAGCTCGGGCCCGCCATCGCGGTCTTCGGCTCGGCCCGCACTGCCGTGGACAACCCGTTCTACGCGTTGGCGGAGGAGGTGGGCGCCAAGCTCGCGCGTGCCGGCTTCGCGGTCATCACCGGCGGCGGCCCCGGCGCGATGGAGGCCGCCAACAAGGGAGCGAGCGAGGCAGGGGGGGCCTCCATCGGGCTCGGGATCGAGCTGCCGTTCGAGGCCGGCCTCAACGCGTGGGTCGACAAGGGGATCAACTTCCGCTACTTCTTCGCCCGCAAGACCATGTTCGTGAAGTACTCGCAGGGGTTCGTCGTCCTGCCGGGTGGCGTCGGCACGCTCGACGAGCTCTTCGAGGCGCTCACCCTGGTGCAGACCCAGAAGGTCACCTCCTTCCCGATCGTGCTGCTCGGCAGCGCCTACTGGTCGGGCCTGATCGACTGGCTCCGCGACACCGTGCTCGCGCAGGGCAAGATCAGCCAGGACGACGTCGAGATGCTCCAGGTGACCGACGACGTCGACGAGGCCGTGGCGATCATGGTCGCGGCACGAGAGAACCGCTGGCCCACGCCGGCGCCCGAGCGACCGGAGTGA
- the dapE gene encoding succinyl-diaminopimelate desuccinylase, with protein MQLDLAADVVTLTEQLVNIESVSHHEQVLADAVEAALRELPHLSVVRRGHTVVARTDLGRGERVVIAGHLDTVPVNDNLPARRDDSAGILHGLGTCDMKGGDAVILKLAADLPEPSRDLTFVLYEAEEVESTFNGLRKLTESDPDLLQADFAILMEPSNAGVEAGCQGTLRAEVRTSGERAHSARSWQGVNAIHAAAEVLNRLAGYEPRRPELDGLTYHEGLNAVGIRGGVAGNVVPDECVVEVNFRFAPDRSTAEAEAFVRDFFDGFDVTITDLAPGAMPGLDRPAAKAFVESVGGEVNPKFGWTDVAQFTQLGIPAVNYGPGDPLFAHKQDEHVPVEHLTRCEQTLKEWLA; from the coding sequence GACGCCGTGGAGGCTGCCCTGCGCGAGCTGCCCCACCTCAGTGTCGTACGACGCGGGCACACCGTCGTCGCTCGCACCGACCTGGGCCGCGGCGAGCGGGTAGTCATCGCCGGCCACCTCGACACGGTGCCGGTCAACGACAACCTGCCCGCCCGGCGCGACGATTCGGCCGGGATCCTGCACGGCCTCGGCACCTGCGACATGAAGGGCGGTGACGCGGTCATCCTCAAGCTCGCCGCCGACCTGCCCGAGCCGAGCCGCGACCTGACCTTCGTGCTCTACGAGGCCGAGGAGGTCGAGTCGACCTTCAACGGCCTGCGCAAGCTCACCGAGTCCGACCCCGACCTCCTGCAGGCCGACTTCGCGATCCTGATGGAGCCGAGCAACGCCGGCGTGGAGGCGGGTTGCCAGGGCACCCTGCGCGCCGAGGTCCGCACGTCCGGCGAGCGCGCCCACAGCGCGCGCAGCTGGCAGGGCGTCAACGCGATCCATGCCGCGGCCGAGGTGCTCAACCGCCTCGCCGGCTACGAGCCTCGCCGCCCAGAGCTGGACGGCCTCACCTACCACGAGGGGCTCAACGCGGTGGGCATCCGCGGCGGCGTCGCCGGCAACGTGGTCCCCGACGAGTGCGTGGTCGAGGTCAACTTCCGCTTCGCGCCGGACCGCTCGACCGCCGAGGCCGAGGCGTTCGTCAGGGACTTCTTCGACGGGTTCGACGTGACGATCACCGACCTGGCGCCGGGCGCGATGCCAGGCCTGGACCGCCCGGCCGCCAAGGCGTTCGTGGAGTCGGTCGGCGGCGAGGTCAACCCGAAGTTCGGCTGGACCGACGTCGCCCAGTTCACCCAGCTGGGCATCCCGGCGGTCAACTACGGTCCGGGCGACCCGTTGTTCGCCCACAAGCAGGACGAGCACGTCCCGGTCGAGCACCTCACACGGTGCGAGCAGACCTTGAAGGAGTGGCTGGCGTGA